The following proteins are encoded in a genomic region of Vespa velutina chromosome 23, iVesVel2.1, whole genome shotgun sequence:
- the LOC124956671 gene encoding keratin, type II cytoskeletal 1-like isoform X2 has protein sequence MNRIVLLSLLSLAAAAPVIVDQHYNHEDLMRIVRHLQDIKRSDHDNFGSSGDSGSYGGGSYGGGDYSSGHGGGGFEASAGHLESGGGHLDGGHQDYSSFGGYGGHGGDEGGHGISLDGGHNFVHSVPISEHVEVTKPIAVPVVKEIGIPVPQPIKIGVPHPVAIGVPQPYPVAVPVSKPVPIQIVKTVAVPVEKKKR, from the exons ATGAATAGAATC GTATTACTTTCACTATTGTCCTTGGCCGCGGCCGCACCGGTAATCGTCGATCAACATTACAACCATGAGGATCTAATGCGGATAGTAAGACATTTGCAAGATATCAAGAGATCGGACCATGACAATTTTGGGAGTTCTGGAGATAGTGGTAGCTATGGTGGTGGTAGCTATGGTGGTGGTGACTATTCCAGTGGCCACGGAGGTGGTGGTTTTGAAGCTTCCGCTGGACATTTAGAGTCTGGTGGAGGTCATTTAGACGGAGGACATCAggattattcttctttcggtGGATATGGTGGACACGGTGGTGACGAGGGTGGTCATGGAATTTCTTTAGATGGCGGACATAATTTTGTTCACAGCGTACCAATTTCAGAACACGTTGAAGTTACCAAGCCCATAGCTGTGCCAGTTGTCAAGGAGATAG gTATACCAGTGCCACAACCAATAAAAATTGGTGTTCCACACCCAGTTGCTATCGGAGTTCCACAACCATACCCAGTAGCAGTACCAGTATCAAAACCCGTACCTATTCAAATTGTGAAGACGGTAGCTGTGCCCGTCGAAAAAAAG AAGAGGTGA
- the LOC124956832 gene encoding uncharacterized protein LOC124956832 yields MKEKVPNNATVRFLILCTIIGCSHGSGLSLDGLSLGDHNAGLDLGGHTGGSLTLGEISLHHEDELPGIDLGETGGHSGDLDSGISLGSHGGYGGYGGHGGHIVTSVKHIGVPVVKDVPFKIPKLTVQTEPQPYPVNVFVSKPVPYEVVKPVITKVEKKVPTPVEKIIPYKIEKPVPFKVYKHIPVPVPKPIPIKIPIYKTIIHKSGHH; encoded by the exons atgaaagaaaaggtgCCTAACAATGCAACAGTT AGGTTTCTCATTTTGTGCACCATCATCGGCTGTTCTCATGGTTCTGGATTAAGTTTAGACGGTCTATCCCTTGGTGATCATAATGCTGGCCTTGATTTAGGAGGTCACACCGGAGGTAGTCTTACTCTTGGAGAAATTTCACTGCATCATGAAGACGAATTACCGGGAATAGATTTAGGTGAAACGG GAGGTCACTCGGGTGACTTGGATTCTGGCATTTCTCTTGGAAGTCACGGAGGTTATGGGGGTTATGGTGGTCATGGAGGTCATATCGTTACTTCCGTCAAGCATATTG gTGTACCAGTAGTAAAAGACGTACCATTCAAGATTCCTAAACTCACGGTACAAACGGAACCGCAGCCTTATCCCGTGAACGTTTTTGTATCAAAACCTGTACCGTACGAA GTAGTAAAACCAGTGATTACGAAAGTTGAGAAGAAAGTCCCAACTCCGGTTGAGAAGATAATACcttataaaatcgaaaagcCAGTACCTTTTAAAGTGTACAAACATATTCCTGTACCAGTACCAAAACCGATACCGATCAAAATACCGATCTATAAGACAATAATACACAAGTCTGGACATCACTAG
- the LOC124956671 gene encoding uncharacterized protein LOC124956671 isoform X1: protein MNRIVLLSLLSLAAAAPVIVDQHYNHEDLMRIVRHLQDIKRSDHDNFGSSGDSGSYGGGSYGGGDYSSGHGGGGFEASAGHLESGGGHLDGGHQDYSSFGGYGGHGGDEGGHGISLDGGHNFVHSVPISEHVEVTKPIAVPVVKEIGIPVPQPIKIGVPHPVAIGVPQPYPVAVPVSKPVPIQIVKTVAVPVEKKVPYPVEKHIPVPVEKPVPITIEKHVPVPVVKPYPIRIPVYKTIYHHAKKGH, encoded by the exons ATGAATAGAATC GTATTACTTTCACTATTGTCCTTGGCCGCGGCCGCACCGGTAATCGTCGATCAACATTACAACCATGAGGATCTAATGCGGATAGTAAGACATTTGCAAGATATCAAGAGATCGGACCATGACAATTTTGGGAGTTCTGGAGATAGTGGTAGCTATGGTGGTGGTAGCTATGGTGGTGGTGACTATTCCAGTGGCCACGGAGGTGGTGGTTTTGAAGCTTCCGCTGGACATTTAGAGTCTGGTGGAGGTCATTTAGACGGAGGACATCAggattattcttctttcggtGGATATGGTGGACACGGTGGTGACGAGGGTGGTCATGGAATTTCTTTAGATGGCGGACATAATTTTGTTCACAGCGTACCAATTTCAGAACACGTTGAAGTTACCAAGCCCATAGCTGTGCCAGTTGTCAAGGAGATAG gTATACCAGTGCCACAACCAATAAAAATTGGTGTTCCACACCCAGTTGCTATCGGAGTTCCACAACCATACCCAGTAGCAGTACCAGTATCAAAACCCGTACCTATTCAAATTGTGAAGACGGTAGCTGTGCCCGTCGAAAAAAAGGTTCCATATCCCGTAGAAAAACATATACCTGTGCCTGTGGAGAAGCCAGTTCCCATAACGATTGAAAAACATGTGCCAGTTCCGGTGGTTAAGCCTTATCCCATCAGAATCCCTGTCTATAAAACGATCTACCATCATGCGAAAAAGGGTCATTAG